A genomic window from Glycine soja cultivar W05 chromosome 10, ASM419377v2, whole genome shotgun sequence includes:
- the LOC114370485 gene encoding uncharacterized protein LOC114370485 — protein sequence MLQDVIHPSTPAEQLPIDEISSPISARIFELCEPDFFPDTLQNSDVTSSSNCCHEEKSSYATTISPPLDLVDNKININNNSNIVTTTSSSTTTTSTTTNNNNNNTTNSNNLSILFDTQDEIDNDISASIDFSSCRSLVVPPLLSISTQQDQFDFSSAQPQVQLSAAAGSVLKGLSHYPTDHVIAPLIGSPLPSVFDEDCISSIPSYVPLNPSSPSCSYLSPGIGVYMPPPGSLNTALSADSSGLFGGNILLGSELQAHELDYQGENGGIFCTDSIQRVFNPPDLQALGTETQKLVAGAGSSATLTPEISHLEDSNLKVGKLSVEQRKEKIHRYMKKRNERNFSKKIKYACRKTLADSRPRVRGRFAKNDEFGESHRQGSSNHEEDDEEIIVKEDDDMVDSSDIFAHISGVNSFKCNYSIQSLI from the exons ATGTTGCAGGATGTTATCCACCCCTCAACACCGGCTGAGCAACTCCCCATT GATGAGATTTCAAGCCCGATTAGTGCTCGAATTTTCGAACTTTGCGAGCCTGATTTCTTCCCAGACACACTGCAAAATTCAGATGTTACTTCCAGCTCAAATTGTTGCCATGAAGAGAAGTCCTCATATGCCACAACCATATCTCCACCTTTAGATTTAGTAGACAACAAGATCAATATCAATAACAATAGCAACATAGTCACTACTACCTCATCTAGCACTACCACAACCAGCACcacaaccaacaacaacaacaacaacacaacgAACAGCAATAACCTGTCCATCCTCTTTGACACTCAAGATGAAATTGACAATGACATCTCAGCCTCCATAGACTTCTCATCATGTCGATCTTTAGTTGTTCCACCACTTCTCTCAATCTCAACTCAGCAGGATCAGTTTGATTTCTCTTCAGCTCAGCCACAGGTGCAACTATCAGCAGCAGCAGGTTCAGTTTTGAAGGGCCTCTCTCACTACCCTACAGATCATGTGATTGCACCCCTTATTGGATCTCCGTTACCATCTGTTTTTGATGAAGATTGCATATCTTCCATCCCTTCTTATGTGCCTCTCAACCCATCATCACCCTCTTGCTCTTATCTCAGTCCTGGCATAGGAGTGTACATGCCTCCTCCTGGTTCCCTTAACACTGCCTTATCTGCTGACAGTTCTGGATTGTTTGGTGGGAACATTCTACTGGGGTCTGAACTGCAGGCACATGAATTGGACTATCAGGGAGAAAATGGTGGAATATTTTGCACAGATTCAATTCAGAGGGTGTTTAACCCCCCAGATCTTCAG GCACTTGGTACTGAGACTCAGAAACTTGTAGCTGGGGCTGGAAGTTCTGCCACTTTGACACCAGAAATCTCACACTTGGAGGACTCTAACTTGAAAGTTGGAAAACTCTCTGTTGAGCAGAGGAAGGAAAAGATTCATAGATACATGAAGAagagaaatgaaagaaatttcaGCAAGAAAATCAAG tatGCTTGCCGCAAAACTTTAGCAGATAGCCGGCCCCGGGTTAGAGGAAGGTTTGCAAAGAATGATGAGTTTGGAGAGAGCCATAGACAAGGAAGTAGCAAtcatgaagaagatgatgaagaa ATAATTgtgaaagaagatgatgatatgGTTGATTCCTCAGATATCTTTGCACATATCAGTGGAGTGAACTCTTTCAAATGCAACTATTCCATCCAGTCCttgatttga